The following are from one region of the Pseudomonas putida genome:
- a CDS encoding PilZ domain-containing protein encodes MTTLDEEDRREYYRIEDQIALQISPLSAAEALDADVLQDDSPLFNLLSELHLSDFESQHLLRQLSEKDRTLAAFLRAQNKRLDLLSAVVAQTLIGEVGQPQPVIISEGGIEFAQATAVAPGTRVKLKMVLMPRAHGLLLRGKVTHCDPHPEGGFEVGTEFIDMTDAQRQLLARHILQRQQQQRRQQLEQNDPAC; translated from the coding sequence ATGACGACATTAGACGAAGAAGATCGCCGCGAATACTACCGCATCGAAGATCAGATCGCACTTCAAATCAGCCCCCTCAGCGCGGCCGAAGCCCTTGACGCAGATGTGTTGCAAGATGATTCGCCATTATTCAACCTGCTCAGCGAACTGCACCTGTCCGACTTCGAGTCGCAGCACCTGCTGCGCCAGCTGAGCGAAAAGGACCGCACCCTCGCCGCCTTCCTGCGCGCGCAGAACAAACGCCTCGATCTGCTTAGCGCGGTGGTTGCCCAGACCCTGATCGGCGAAGTCGGTCAGCCCCAGCCAGTGATCATCTCCGAGGGCGGCATCGAATTCGCGCAAGCCACAGCGGTTGCCCCCGGCACCCGGGTGAAGTTGAAGATGGTGCTGATGCCACGTGCCCATGGCCTGCTGCTGCGCGGCAAGGTCACCCATTGCGACCCGCACCCGGAGGGCGGCTTCGAGGTCGGCACCGAATTCATCGACATGACCGACGCCCAACGGCAACTGCTGGCCCGCCACATCCTGCAGCGCCAGCAACAACAACGGCGCCAGCAGCTGGAACAGAACGACCCCGCCTGCTGA
- the sthA gene encoding Si-specific NAD(P)(+) transhydrogenase, with protein MAVYNYDVVVLGSGPAGEGAAMNAAKAGRKVAMVDSRRQVGGNCTHLGTIPSKALRHSVRQIMQFNTNPMFRAIGEPRWFSFPDVLKSAEKVIAKQVASRTGYYARNRVDVFVGTGSFADEQTVEVVCPNGVVEKLNAKHIIIATGSRPYRPADIDFHHPRVYDSDTILSLSHTPRKLIVYGAGVIGCEYASIFSGLGVLVELVDNRGQLLSFLDSEISQALSYHFSNNNITVRHNEEYERVEGLDNGVILHLKSGKKIKADALLWCNGRTGNTDKLGLENIGIKVNSRGQIEVDEAYRTSVPNIYGAGDVIGWPSLASAAHDQGRSAAGSIVDNGSWRFVNDVPTGIYTIPEISSIGKNEQELTQAKVPYEVGKAFFKSMARAQIAGEPQGMLKILFHRETLEVLGVHCFGYQASEIVHIGQAVMNQPGELNNLKYFVNTTFNYPTMAEAYRVAAYDGLNRLF; from the coding sequence ATGGCTGTCTACAACTACGACGTAGTGGTGCTGGGTTCCGGCCCGGCCGGAGAAGGCGCGGCAATGAACGCCGCCAAAGCAGGGCGCAAGGTGGCGATGGTCGATAGCCGTCGTCAGGTCGGGGGCAACTGCACCCACCTGGGCACCATCCCGTCCAAGGCACTGCGTCACTCGGTGCGGCAGATCATGCAGTTCAACACCAACCCGATGTTCCGTGCCATCGGTGAGCCGCGCTGGTTCTCGTTCCCGGACGTGCTGAAAAGCGCCGAGAAGGTCATCGCCAAGCAGGTAGCATCGCGCACTGGCTACTATGCCCGTAACCGCGTCGACGTCTTCGTCGGCACCGGCAGCTTCGCCGACGAGCAAACCGTCGAAGTGGTCTGCCCGAACGGTGTGGTCGAGAAGCTCAACGCCAAGCACATCATTATCGCCACCGGCTCGCGCCCTTACCGTCCGGCCGACATCGACTTCCACCACCCGCGTGTCTACGACAGCGACACCATCCTCAGCCTCAGCCATACCCCACGCAAGCTGATCGTGTACGGTGCCGGCGTGATCGGTTGCGAATACGCCTCGATCTTCAGCGGCCTGGGTGTATTGGTAGAGCTGGTTGACAACCGTGGCCAGCTGCTGAGCTTCCTCGACTCGGAAATTTCCCAGGCGCTGAGCTACCACTTCAGCAACAACAACATCACCGTGCGCCACAACGAAGAGTATGAGCGCGTCGAAGGCCTGGATAACGGGGTGATCCTGCACCTGAAGTCGGGCAAGAAGATCAAGGCCGACGCCTTGCTGTGGTGCAACGGTCGTACCGGCAACACCGACAAGCTGGGCCTGGAAAACATCGGTATCAAGGTCAACAGCCGTGGCCAGATCGAGGTCGACGAGGCCTACCGCACCAGCGTGCCGAACATCTACGGTGCCGGTGATGTGATCGGCTGGCCGAGCCTGGCCAGTGCCGCCCATGACCAGGGCCGCTCTGCCGCTGGCAGTATCGTGGATAACGGCAGCTGGCGCTTCGTCAATGACGTGCCGACCGGCATCTACACCATTCCGGAGATCAGCTCGATCGGCAAGAACGAGCAGGAACTGACCCAGGCCAAGGTGCCATACGAAGTGGGCAAAGCCTTCTTCAAGAGCATGGCCCGGGCGCAGATCGCCGGCGAGCCGCAAGGCATGCTGAAGATCCTGTTCCACCGCGAAACACTGGAAGTGCTGGGCGTACACTGCTTCGGCTACCAGGCTTCGGAAATCGTCCACATCGGCCAGGCCGTGATGAACCAGCCGGGCGAGCTGAACAACCTGAAGTACTTCGTCAACACCACGTTCAACTACCCGACCATGGCCGAAGCCTATCGGGTAGCTGCCTACGACGGCCTGAACCGGCTTTTTTGA
- a CDS encoding lipoprotein-releasing ABC transporter permease subunit — protein sequence MFRPLFAFIGTRYTRAKRRNHFVSFISLTSMIGLALGVVVMIVVLSVMNGFDHEMRTRVLGMIPHATLESGQPIADWPALAQQVKQNPQVVAVAPFTQMQGLLTHEGKVQKVLLNGIDPAREREVSIIDKFLLQGRLDQLAPGEWGIMIGDKAAAKLGVGIGDKLTFVAPEVSVTPAGMFPRMKRFTVVGTFHVGAGEIDGYLGLTNISDLSRLHRWKPDQVQGLRLKFDDLFQAPRVAWDIAQRLGDQEFYSRDWTRTHGNLYQAIRMEKAMIGLLLLLIVAVAAFNIISTLVMVVNDKRGDIAILRTLGATPGQIMLIFMVQGTVIGVIGTLIGAVVGIVAALNVSAVIAGIEKLIGHKFLNADVYFIDYLPSQIQAQDVYMVCGAALVLSFFATLYPAWRAARTQPAEALRYE from the coding sequence ATGTTCAGACCTCTTTTCGCATTCATCGGCACGCGTTATACCCGTGCCAAACGTCGCAATCACTTCGTCTCGTTCATTTCCCTGACCTCGATGATCGGCCTCGCCCTGGGCGTGGTGGTGATGATCGTGGTGCTGTCGGTCATGAACGGTTTCGACCACGAGATGCGTACCCGTGTGTTGGGCATGATCCCCCATGCAACGCTGGAGAGCGGCCAGCCCATTGCCGACTGGCCGGCCCTTGCCCAACAAGTAAAGCAGAATCCGCAGGTGGTGGCGGTTGCGCCCTTCACCCAGATGCAGGGCCTGCTGACCCATGAAGGCAAGGTGCAGAAGGTGCTGCTAAACGGCATCGACCCGGCCCGCGAGCGCGAGGTGTCGATCATCGACAAGTTCCTCCTGCAAGGCCGCCTCGACCAGCTGGCACCCGGCGAGTGGGGCATCATGATCGGCGACAAGGCCGCGGCCAAGCTGGGCGTGGGCATCGGCGACAAGCTCACCTTCGTCGCCCCCGAGGTAAGTGTGACCCCGGCCGGCATGTTCCCGCGCATGAAGCGCTTTACCGTGGTCGGTACCTTCCACGTGGGCGCGGGCGAGATCGACGGCTACCTGGGGCTCACCAACATCAGCGACCTGTCCCGCCTGCACCGCTGGAAGCCCGACCAGGTCCAGGGCCTGCGTCTGAAGTTCGACGACCTGTTCCAGGCGCCGCGGGTGGCCTGGGACATCGCCCAGCGCCTGGGTGACCAGGAGTTCTACAGCCGTGACTGGACCCGAACCCACGGCAACCTGTACCAGGCGATCCGCATGGAGAAGGCCATGATCGGCCTGCTGCTGTTGCTGATCGTGGCGGTGGCGGCGTTCAACATCATTTCCACCCTGGTGATGGTGGTCAACGACAAGCGGGGCGACATCGCCATCCTGCGTACCCTGGGCGCCACACCTGGGCAGATCATGCTGATCTTCATGGTCCAGGGCACGGTGATAGGGGTGATCGGTACCCTGATCGGCGCTGTGGTCGGGATCGTCGCCGCGCTGAACGTGAGTGCGGTGATCGCCGGCATCGAGAAACTGATCGGGCACAAGTTCCTCAACGCCGACGTCTACTTCATCGATTACCTGCCGTCGCAGATCCAGGCCCAGGATGTGTACATGGTCTGTGGTGCGGCGCTGGTCCTGAGTTTCTTCGCCACCCTGTACCCGGCCTGGCGTGCGGCCCGCACCCAGCCTGCAGAGGCGCTACGTTATGAGTGA
- a CDS encoding glycerophosphodiester phosphodiesterase — protein MTLIYGHRGAKGEAPENTLTSFRQCLAHGVTRCELDLHLSADNELMVIHDPTLKRTTGKRGKVVEHPAAELVRIDARKGGPGHVQPCPIPRLEELFAKCPFEHWQLEVKSASRTRAATTVLAIRELAQQYGLLDKVTITSSSREVLGAAVELVPDVKRGLVAEYAWLDPLKVAQNYGCELLALNWTLCTPERLLKAQAQGLHVSVWTVNEPALMRRLADFGVDSLITDFPGLAKTTLGQG, from the coding sequence GTGACCCTGATCTACGGCCATCGTGGCGCCAAGGGCGAAGCGCCCGAGAATACCCTGACCAGCTTCCGGCAGTGCCTCGCCCATGGCGTGACCCGCTGCGAGCTGGACCTGCACCTGTCGGCCGACAACGAGCTGATGGTAATCCATGACCCCACCCTGAAGCGCACTACCGGCAAACGCGGCAAGGTGGTCGAGCACCCGGCCGCCGAGCTGGTAAGGATCGATGCCCGCAAAGGCGGCCCAGGCCATGTGCAGCCCTGCCCGATCCCGAGGCTGGAAGAACTGTTCGCGAAATGCCCGTTCGAACACTGGCAGCTGGAGGTGAAAAGCGCCTCGCGCACCCGTGCCGCCACGACCGTGCTGGCGATACGCGAACTGGCCCAGCAGTACGGCCTGCTGGACAAGGTGACCATCACCTCCAGTTCACGCGAAGTGCTGGGTGCCGCTGTGGAGCTGGTGCCGGACGTCAAACGCGGACTGGTGGCCGAATACGCCTGGCTCGACCCGCTGAAAGTGGCCCAGAACTACGGCTGCGAACTGCTGGCATTGAACTGGACACTGTGCACCCCCGAGCGCCTGCTGAAAGCCCAGGCCCAGGGGTTGCACGTGTCGGTGTGGACGGTCAACGAACCGGCACTGATGCGCCGGCTCGCCGACTTTGGCGTGGACAGCCTGATTACAGACTTTCCCGGTTTGGCCAAGACCACCCTCGGGCAGGGTTGA